A genome region from Streptomyces sp. S4.7 includes the following:
- a CDS encoding ComEC/Rec2 family competence protein, whose protein sequence is MTRAAVHVAAGHPLGAADPQQEGPADLRLVPPALAAWAAAALATGAPGGWTAGAVLAGSALAGVLLVRAALVPIRRGSRARTGPSGVRRRVNGVAVAAALLCAAAGAGSAWLHGADRHRGPVPGLAERYARVTVDLTVTSDPRLTRPRVRGDTLSAAGLVLDADLTRLRSADGAVTTLRTPVLVFAQAGGESRAEAWQRLLPSTGLRLAGLLAPPTEGDERYAAVLRVEGGGPPRVVRGPTGPQRTAGDLRAGLREATDGLSADARALLPGLVVGDVSRIPPELHDAFTATDLSHLLAVSGSNLTIVLALLIGPPGLALRAERRGLAPRLGISLRSTAVCGGALTLAFVVVCRPEPSVLRAAACGLITLLAIGTGRRRSLIPALATAVLLLVLWDPSLARSFGFVLSVFATGALLTIGPRWSAAMQRRGVPPRLAEVLAAAASAQAVCAPVVAVFAARVSLVAIPCNLFAELAVAPATVLGFAALATAPVAMPVAELLARCAGWPVEWIASVARTGASLPGAAIEWPGGWRGGALLALVTVLVVLAVRRIRGPWVAAGCVVLLLLAVLRPAPFTRMVTGWPPPGWALAMCDVGQGDTMVLAAGEGAGVVVDAGPDPKLADRCLRDLGITRVPLLVISHFHADHVTGLPGVLRGRRVGAIQTTTLQEPWEQSAFVRRTAEAADVPLVRAAPGERRRVGPLDWRVLWPRAGPGLRAGGPNDASVTLFVRTAGGTTLLLLGDLEPPAQQGLSRDHPTLPPVDVLKVAHHGSAFQDHGLLRTVRPRLALISCGKDNPYGHPSPRTVGALRAGGAVVMRTDTDGAVAVAGAGEGLRAVARGPG, encoded by the coding sequence GTGACCCGCGCGGCCGTACACGTCGCTGCGGGGCACCCGTTGGGTGCCGCGGACCCCCAACAGGAGGGCCCGGCCGATCTGCGACTCGTTCCGCCCGCGCTGGCGGCCTGGGCCGCCGCGGCCCTGGCGACCGGCGCGCCGGGGGGCTGGACCGCCGGCGCGGTGCTGGCCGGGTCGGCCCTCGCGGGCGTGCTCCTGGTGCGGGCGGCTCTCGTGCCGATACGGCGGGGGAGCCGGGCGCGTACCGGGCCGAGCGGCGTGCGGCGGCGGGTGAACGGTGTCGCGGTCGCCGCCGCGCTGCTCTGCGCGGCGGCCGGGGCGGGGTCCGCCTGGCTGCACGGCGCCGACCGGCACCGGGGCCCGGTGCCGGGACTGGCCGAGCGGTACGCACGCGTCACCGTCGACCTGACGGTCACCTCCGACCCGCGCCTCACCAGACCGAGGGTCCGGGGCGACACGCTCTCGGCGGCCGGTCTCGTCCTGGACGCGGACCTCACGCGCCTGAGGTCCGCGGACGGAGCCGTCACCACTCTCCGTACGCCTGTGCTCGTCTTCGCCCAGGCCGGGGGCGAGTCACGAGCCGAGGCGTGGCAGCGACTGCTGCCCTCCACCGGGCTCCGGCTGGCCGGGCTGCTCGCGCCGCCGACGGAGGGGGACGAGCGGTACGCGGCGGTGCTACGGGTGGAGGGGGGCGGGCCACCGCGGGTCGTACGCGGGCCGACCGGTCCGCAGCGCACGGCCGGCGATCTGCGCGCGGGGCTGCGGGAGGCGACGGACGGGCTTTCGGCGGACGCCCGTGCCCTGCTGCCCGGACTGGTCGTCGGGGACGTGTCCCGTATCCCGCCCGAGCTGCACGACGCGTTCACCGCGACCGACCTCTCCCATCTGCTCGCCGTCTCCGGAAGCAATCTCACGATCGTCCTCGCCCTGCTCATCGGCCCTCCGGGGCTCGCTCTGAGAGCCGAGCGGCGCGGACTCGCACCACGTCTGGGGATCTCGCTGCGGTCGACCGCCGTGTGCGGCGGGGCGCTCACGCTCGCCTTCGTGGTGGTCTGCCGGCCGGAGCCGAGCGTGCTGCGGGCAGCGGCCTGCGGACTGATCACCCTGCTCGCCATCGGCACCGGCCGGCGCAGATCGCTGATCCCGGCGCTGGCCACCGCCGTACTGCTCCTCGTCCTCTGGGACCCGTCCCTGGCGCGCAGCTTCGGCTTCGTCCTGTCCGTGTTCGCCACGGGCGCGCTGCTCACCATCGGGCCGCGCTGGAGTGCGGCGATGCAGCGGCGCGGGGTGCCGCCCAGGCTCGCCGAGGTACTGGCGGCGGCCGCGTCGGCGCAGGCCGTCTGCGCACCGGTGGTGGCGGTGTTCGCCGCGCGGGTCAGCCTCGTCGCGATCCCCTGCAACCTGTTCGCCGAACTGGCCGTGGCGCCCGCGACGGTGCTCGGGTTCGCGGCGCTCGCCACGGCGCCGGTGGCGATGCCGGTGGCCGAGCTGCTGGCCCGGTGCGCGGGCTGGCCCGTCGAATGGATCGCCTCCGTCGCCCGCACCGGCGCCTCGCTGCCGGGAGCCGCGATCGAATGGCCGGGCGGCTGGCGGGGCGGGGCGCTGCTGGCGCTCGTCACCGTCCTCGTCGTACTCGCGGTACGGCGGATACGCGGCCCATGGGTCGCCGCCGGCTGCGTGGTGCTTCTGCTGCTGGCGGTCCTGCGGCCGGCTCCCTTCACCCGGATGGTCACCGGCTGGCCGCCGCCGGGCTGGGCACTGGCGATGTGCGACGTCGGCCAGGGCGACACGATGGTGCTCGCGGCCGGTGAGGGCGCGGGAGTGGTCGTGGACGCCGGTCCCGATCCGAAGCTGGCGGACCGCTGTCTGCGGGACCTCGGGATCACCCGCGTACCGCTGCTCGTGATCAGTCACTTCCATGCCGACCATGTCACCGGGCTGCCCGGGGTGCTGCGTGGCAGGAGGGTCGGTGCCATCCAGACGACGACCCTTCAGGAGCCGTGGGAGCAGAGCGCGTTCGTACGGCGGACGGCGGAGGCCGCGGACGTTCCGCTGGTGCGGGCGGCACCGGGGGAGCGGCGCCGTGTCGGGCCGCTCGACTGGCGGGTGCTGTGGCCGAGGGCGGGGCCGGGGCTGCGAGCGGGCGGGCCGAACGACGCCAGCGTCACCCTGTTCGTCCGGACGGCGGGCGGTACGACGCTGCTGCTGCTCGGTGATCTCGAACCGCCCGCGCAGCAGGGCCTGTCGAGGGACCATCCGACGCTGCCACCGGTGGATGTGCTGAAGGTCGCCCACCACGGTTCGGCCTTCCAGGATCACGGACTGCTGCGTACGGTGCGGCCCCGGCTGGCCCTGATCTCCTGCGGCAAGGACAACCCGTACGGCCATCCGTCGCCGCGCACGGTGGGTGCGCTGCGGGCCGGGGGAGCGGTGGTGATGCGGACCGACACCGACGGCGCCGTCGCGGTGGCGGGTGCGGGTGAGGGGCTGCGGGCCGTGGCGCGCGGGCCGGGATGA
- a CDS encoding ferric reductase-like transmembrane domain-containing protein, whose product MSRSVQGGLSVAALVLIPLLAVAGSDGFRAMLDFTTGVLSLVSLTAAVAWGLMATDRLLLSPRHRLLAQGIHRFTAMASLGFLLLHATVKVSLGHVALIGAVLPFSLGITGTSGLIGLGSLAGFLMVVAASTGALRSAFAVPGKVAGRWRALHMLAYPAWCFALMHGLYAGRAAATWVMTLYCLALVGVIGAVSVRLLPRPVQRRIADRILTLTGGVREISEPQQPERRDLTREPLPGTAGLPRVEFEQRFPRQRSASDPASPPASALPLGPPLGAARVPPRIAPPSPPLYEAGRPPSADPFADTFVPDSFTPPSAAPYAAAPPTPAAPYPDPLADTFVDPGRGPGAGPGAGTGPGTSLSAGYRAVSLGTEPPARTPAPAPPPFGGAPDPLTSPGIPYAERIPMTEEIPVISEPSAAGAGLWPTPSPPAPVQARSHEPGADAARPPVTDPYQQPSPYQQQYQRQETYHWAETNQRSDTYLQSAPYPQPDAAPGPGLHQQADPYRQSDDTFQQPPANGGGTPSAGEPWYPPAGDRP is encoded by the coding sequence ATGAGCCGCTCGGTCCAGGGAGGGCTGTCGGTCGCCGCACTGGTACTCATCCCTCTCCTCGCCGTCGCGGGGAGTGACGGGTTCCGCGCGATGCTCGACTTCACCACCGGCGTCCTGTCGCTGGTGTCGCTGACGGCCGCCGTCGCCTGGGGACTGATGGCCACGGACCGGCTGCTGCTCTCCCCGCGTCACCGGCTGCTCGCCCAGGGCATCCACCGGTTCACGGCGATGGCCTCCCTCGGTTTCCTGCTGCTGCACGCCACGGTGAAGGTCTCGCTCGGGCATGTGGCGCTGATCGGCGCCGTGCTGCCCTTCAGCCTCGGGATCACCGGCACGAGCGGCCTCATCGGCCTCGGCTCGCTCGCCGGGTTCCTGATGGTCGTCGCCGCCTCGACGGGCGCGCTGCGCAGTGCCTTCGCCGTGCCCGGCAAGGTCGCCGGCCGCTGGCGCGCGCTGCACATGCTGGCGTACCCGGCCTGGTGCTTCGCCCTGATGCACGGGCTGTACGCCGGGCGCGCCGCCGCGACCTGGGTGATGACCCTGTACTGCCTGGCGCTCGTCGGCGTCATCGGCGCCGTCTCCGTACGGCTGCTGCCCCGCCCGGTCCAGCGCCGTATCGCCGACAGGATCCTCACCCTGACCGGCGGTGTACGCGAGATCTCCGAGCCGCAGCAGCCGGAGCGCCGCGACCTGACCCGCGAACCGCTGCCCGGTACGGCGGGTCTGCCACGGGTGGAGTTCGAGCAGCGGTTCCCGCGCCAGCGGTCCGCCTCCGATCCGGCTTCTCCCCCGGCGTCGGCGCTGCCGCTCGGTCCGCCGCTGGGCGCGGCGCGGGTACCGCCGCGCATCGCCCCGCCGTCGCCGCCTCTTTACGAGGCGGGGCGCCCGCCGAGCGCGGACCCGTTCGCGGACACCTTCGTCCCGGACTCCTTCACGCCGCCGTCGGCCGCGCCGTACGCCGCCGCCCCGCCGACGCCGGCGGCTCCGTACCCGGACCCGCTCGCGGACACGTTCGTCGATCCGGGACGCGGTCCCGGTGCGGGCCCCGGGGCCGGTACCGGCCCCGGTACGAGCCTGTCGGCCGGCTACCGGGCCGTCTCCCTCGGCACCGAACCCCCGGCCCGCACACCGGCCCCCGCGCCCCCGCCCTTCGGCGGCGCGCCCGACCCGCTGACGTCGCCCGGGATCCCGTACGCCGAACGCATACCCATGACCGAGGAGATACCGGTCATCAGCGAGCCGTCGGCCGCCGGGGCCGGTCTGTGGCCCACGCCGTCGCCCCCGGCCCCCGTCCAGGCCCGCTCCCACGAGCCGGGCGCCGACGCCGCGCGGCCGCCCGTGACCGACCCGTACCAGCAGCCGTCGCCGTACCAGCAGCAGTACCAGCGCCAGGAGACATACCACTGGGCTGAGACAAACCAGCGCTCCGACACGTACCTACAGTCGGCCCCCTACCCACAGCCCGACGCCGCCCCGGGGCCCGGCCTCCACCAACAAGCCGACCCCTACCGGCAGTCGGACGACACGTTCCAGCAACCTCCCGCCAACGGCGGGGGAACCCCGAGTGCCGGTGAACCCTGGTACCCACCCGCAGGAGACCGACCGTGA
- the leuS gene encoding leucine--tRNA ligase yields MSETNPAAAGAETTAPTAPHRYTAAMAADIEARWQDFWDTDGTYEAPNPTGDLAGDPAVVGRPKKYVMDMFPYPSGTGLHVGHPLGYIATDVYARHQRMSGYNVLHTLGFDAFGLPAEQYAISTGTHPRESTEAAMENMTRQLRRLGLGHDKRRSIATIDPEFYRWTQWIFVQIFNSWYDPEADRARPITELVARFESGERPTPDGRSWSELTENERADILGGYRLAYASDAPVNWCPGLGTVLANEEVTADGRSERGNFPVFKSKLRQWNMRITAYADRLLDDLDALDWPDAIKQQQRNWIGRSEGARVDFPVGDAGAITVFTTRQDTLFGATYMVLAPEHELVEKIVPAAWPEGTHDVWTGGHATPADAVDAYRKQAASKSDVERQAEAKDKTGVFTGGYATNPANGERIPVFIADYVLMGYGTGAIMAVPAHDSRDFAFARAFELSMRCVVEPEDGRGTDPAEWDDAFVAYDAKIVNSSAPAVTLDGLGVVDAKAKITEWLVTEGIGEGTVNFRLRDWLFSRQRYWGEPFPVVYDEDGIAHALPESMLPLALPEVDDYSPRTFDPDDADTRPETPLSRNEDWVFVELDLGDGRGVRRYRRETNTMPNWAGSCWYELRYLDPHNTRELVDPTVEQYWMGPREGMPHGGVDLYVGGAEHAVLHLLYARFWSKVLFDLGHVSSVEPFHKLYNQGMIQAFVYRDSRGIAVEAAEVEEREDGHWYRGEKVSKLLGKMGKSLKNAVTPDEIFAEYGADTLRLYEMAMGPLDVSRPWDTRAVVGQYRLLQRLWRNVVDEATGEVTVLDVPDADIDVTTLRALHKAIDGVGQDMAALRFNTAIAKITELNNHLTKRGAPIARSVAERLVLLVAPLAPHVAEELWRKLGHTGSVVHEAFPAADPAYVVDESVTCVVQIKGKVKARLEVSPSISDADLEALALGDAAVVAALGGAGIRKVIVRAPKLVNIVPA; encoded by the coding sequence ATGAGCGAGACGAATCCGGCCGCCGCCGGCGCGGAGACGACCGCACCGACCGCGCCGCACCGCTACACGGCTGCCATGGCCGCCGACATCGAGGCACGCTGGCAGGACTTCTGGGACACGGACGGCACCTACGAGGCGCCGAACCCGACGGGTGACCTGGCCGGTGACCCGGCCGTCGTCGGGCGTCCCAAGAAGTACGTCATGGACATGTTCCCGTATCCCTCCGGGACCGGACTGCACGTCGGGCACCCGCTCGGCTACATCGCCACCGACGTCTACGCCCGCCACCAGCGCATGAGCGGGTACAACGTGCTGCACACGCTGGGCTTCGACGCCTTCGGCCTGCCCGCCGAGCAGTACGCGATCAGCACCGGCACCCACCCCCGGGAGTCGACCGAGGCCGCCATGGAGAACATGACGCGGCAGCTGCGCCGACTGGGCCTGGGGCACGACAAGCGGCGCTCGATCGCCACGATCGACCCCGAGTTCTACCGCTGGACGCAGTGGATCTTCGTACAGATCTTCAACTCCTGGTACGACCCCGAGGCCGACAGGGCCCGTCCGATCACCGAGCTGGTGGCCCGGTTCGAGAGCGGCGAGCGCCCGACGCCGGACGGCCGGAGCTGGAGCGAGCTGACCGAGAACGAGCGCGCCGACATCCTGGGCGGGTACCGCCTGGCGTACGCCTCCGACGCCCCCGTCAACTGGTGTCCGGGCCTCGGCACCGTCCTGGCCAACGAGGAGGTCACCGCCGACGGACGCTCCGAGCGCGGCAACTTCCCCGTCTTCAAGTCCAAGCTGCGCCAGTGGAACATGCGCATCACGGCCTACGCCGACCGGCTGCTGGACGACCTGGACGCGCTGGACTGGCCCGACGCCATCAAGCAGCAGCAGCGCAACTGGATCGGGCGCAGCGAAGGCGCGCGCGTCGACTTCCCGGTCGGTGACGCGGGTGCCATCACCGTCTTCACGACCCGTCAGGACACCCTGTTCGGCGCCACGTACATGGTCCTGGCGCCGGAGCACGAGCTGGTCGAGAAGATCGTCCCGGCCGCCTGGCCCGAGGGCACGCACGACGTGTGGACGGGCGGTCACGCGACGCCCGCCGACGCCGTCGACGCGTACCGCAAGCAGGCCGCGTCCAAGTCCGACGTCGAGCGGCAGGCCGAGGCCAAGGACAAGACCGGCGTCTTCACCGGTGGCTATGCCACCAATCCGGCCAACGGCGAGCGGATCCCGGTCTTCATCGCGGACTACGTCCTGATGGGATACGGCACCGGCGCGATCATGGCCGTGCCTGCCCACGACAGTCGCGACTTCGCGTTTGCACGCGCTTTCGAACTGTCGATGCGCTGCGTCGTGGAACCGGAGGACGGCCGGGGCACCGACCCCGCGGAGTGGGACGACGCCTTCGTCGCGTACGACGCGAAGATCGTCAACTCGTCGGCCCCCGCCGTCACCCTGGACGGTCTGGGCGTCGTCGATGCCAAGGCGAAGATCACCGAATGGCTGGTCACCGAGGGTATCGGCGAGGGAACCGTCAACTTCCGGCTGCGCGACTGGCTGTTCAGCCGGCAGCGCTACTGGGGCGAGCCGTTCCCCGTCGTCTACGACGAGGACGGCATCGCGCACGCGCTGCCCGAGTCGATGCTGCCGCTGGCGCTGCCCGAGGTCGACGACTACTCGCCGCGCACGTTCGACCCGGACGACGCGGACACCCGCCCCGAGACACCGCTGTCGCGCAACGAGGACTGGGTCTTCGTCGAACTGGACCTGGGCGACGGCAGGGGCGTACGGCGCTACCGCCGTGAGACCAACACCATGCCGAACTGGGCCGGTTCGTGCTGGTACGAGCTGCGCTACCTGGACCCGCACAACACACGGGAGCTGGTCGACCCCACCGTCGAGCAGTACTGGATGGGCCCCCGCGAGGGCATGCCGCACGGCGGTGTCGACCTGTACGTGGGCGGCGCCGAGCACGCCGTGCTGCACCTGCTGTACGCGCGCTTCTGGTCCAAGGTGCTGTTCGACCTGGGCCACGTCTCGTCGGTGGAGCCGTTCCACAAGCTGTACAACCAGGGCATGATCCAGGCGTTCGTCTACCGCGACAGCCGCGGCATCGCCGTCGAGGCGGCCGAGGTCGAGGAGCGCGAGGACGGCCACTGGTACCGCGGCGAGAAGGTCAGCAAGCTGCTGGGCAAGATGGGCAAGTCCCTGAAGAACGCGGTCACTCCGGACGAGATCTTCGCGGAGTACGGCGCCGACACCCTGCGGCTGTACGAGATGGCCATGGGCCCGCTGGACGTCTCACGGCCCTGGGACACCCGCGCGGTGGTGGGCCAGTACCGGCTGCTGCAGCGGCTGTGGCGCAATGTCGTGGACGAGGCGACCGGAGAGGTCACGGTCCTCGACGTCCCGGACGCCGACATCGACGTGACGACGCTGCGCGCCCTGCACAAGGCGATCGACGGCGTCGGCCAGGACATGGCCGCGCTGCGCTTCAACACCGCCATCGCCAAGATCACCGAGCTGAACAACCATCTGACCAAGAGGGGCGCGCCGATCGCCCGCTCGGTCGCGGAGCGCCTGGTCCTGCTGGTGGCGCCGCTGGCGCCGCACGTCGCCGAGGAGCTGTGGCGCAAGCTCGGGCACACCGGCTCGGTCGTGCACGAGGCGTTCCCGGCCGCCGATCCGGCGTACGTGGTGGACGAGTCCGTCACCTGCGTCGTACAGATCAAGGGCAAGGTCAAGGCGCGGCTGGAGGTCTCCCCGTCAATCTCGGACGCGGACCTGGAGGCGCTGGCGCTGGGCGACGCCGCGGTGGTCGCGGCGCTGGGCGGCGCGGGGATCCGCAAGGTGATCGTGCGGGCGCCGAAGCTGGTCAACATCGTGCCCGCGTGA
- a CDS encoding ComEA family DNA-binding protein: MQLRCGLEPKTLAALTVVLVVAAVLAAQHFWSGRPQPVSAPETVREEVAATGSAREPQPSPGPPPPAAASPAKRVVIDVSGKVRSPGVHRLPAGSRVTDALRAAGGVKPGADLTGLNRARVLVDGEQVVVGLPAPPGQVAPGGGAAGPGVGGPGPAGAPVSLSTATMEQLDTLPGVGPVLAQHIIDYRTEHGGYRSVDELREVNGIGERRFADIEPRVRP; this comes from the coding sequence GTGCAGCTGAGATGCGGGCTGGAGCCGAAGACCCTGGCCGCCCTGACGGTGGTGCTGGTCGTCGCCGCGGTCCTGGCGGCCCAGCACTTCTGGTCCGGCAGGCCCCAGCCGGTCAGCGCGCCGGAGACGGTCCGCGAGGAGGTGGCCGCGACCGGCTCCGCGCGGGAGCCGCAACCGTCACCGGGGCCACCGCCACCGGCCGCCGCGTCGCCGGCCAAGCGTGTGGTCATCGATGTCAGCGGCAAGGTGCGCAGCCCCGGCGTCCACCGGCTGCCCGCCGGGTCGAGGGTCACCGACGCGCTCCGGGCCGCCGGGGGAGTCAAGCCCGGCGCCGACCTGACCGGGCTCAACCGGGCGCGCGTGCTGGTGGACGGCGAACAGGTGGTCGTGGGCCTCCCGGCGCCGCCCGGACAGGTCGCGCCGGGCGGGGGAGCGGCCGGGCCGGGCGTCGGCGGCCCGGGTCCCGCCGGGGCGCCGGTGAGCCTGAGCACGGCCACCATGGAACAGCTCGACACACTGCCCGGCGTCGGCCCGGTGCTCGCGCAGCACATCATCGACTACCGCACCGAGCACGGCGGTTACCGGTCCGTTGACGAGCTGCGCGAGGTGAACGGGATCGGCGAGCGCCGGTTCGCCGACATCGAGCCCCGTGTACGGCCGTGA
- a CDS encoding DegV family protein, translating into MSRHVAIVTDSTAYLPPQAMERHGITAVPLTVVLGDRALEEGTEISARSLALALQKRRSVTTSRPSPEVFAAAYRAAAEAGATGIVSLHLSAEFSGTYDAAVLAAREAPVPVRVVDTGMVAMALGFCALAAAEAAESDGSLDEAVAAAEKRAAGTYAYFYVDTLDYLRRGGRIGAAQALFGSALAVKPLLQLDGGRIELLEKVRTASKAIARLEEIVADRAGTGQVDIAVHHLAAPERAAALADRLRERVPGLAELHVSEVGAVIGAHTGPGLLGAVVSPR; encoded by the coding sequence ATGTCCCGCCATGTCGCGATCGTCACCGATTCAACGGCCTACCTGCCGCCGCAGGCGATGGAACGCCATGGCATCACCGCGGTGCCGCTGACCGTGGTGCTGGGTGACCGGGCACTCGAAGAGGGCACCGAGATCTCGGCCAGATCGCTCGCCCTCGCGCTGCAGAAACGGCGCTCCGTGACCACCTCGCGGCCGAGCCCCGAGGTGTTCGCCGCCGCCTACCGGGCCGCCGCCGAGGCCGGTGCGACGGGCATCGTCTCGCTGCACCTGTCGGCGGAGTTCTCCGGCACGTACGACGCGGCCGTCCTCGCCGCACGCGAGGCGCCTGTGCCGGTACGGGTCGTGGACACCGGCATGGTGGCGATGGCCCTCGGCTTCTGCGCCCTGGCGGCGGCGGAGGCGGCGGAGTCGGACGGCTCGCTCGACGAGGCGGTGGCGGCGGCCGAGAAGCGGGCCGCCGGAACGTACGCGTACTTCTACGTCGACACGCTCGACTACCTGCGGCGCGGTGGCCGTATCGGCGCCGCGCAGGCACTGTTCGGCTCGGCGCTCGCCGTGAAGCCGCTGCTCCAACTGGACGGCGGCCGGATCGAGTTGCTGGAGAAGGTACGCACCGCGTCGAAGGCGATCGCGCGCCTTGAGGAGATCGTCGCGGACCGGGCCGGCACCGGTCAGGTCGACATCGCGGTGCACCATCTCGCGGCGCCCGAACGGGCCGCCGCCCTCGCCGACCGGCTGCGGGAGCGGGTGCCGGGTCTCGCGGAGCTGCATGTGAGCGAGGTGGGCGCGGTGATCGGGGCGCACACCGGGCCGGGGCTGTTGGGGGCTGTGGTCTCACCGCGCTGA